In Hyphomicrobiales bacterium, the sequence GAGGTGCCGCCCCAATAGACATGGGTGTGGAGGTCGATCAGACCCGGCGTGACGATGTAGCCGGAGACGTCGCGAATCTCCTTGGCGCCCTTCAGGTCCTTGCCGAAGCCGGAGACCTTCCCGTCCGTGAAGGCGACATCGAGGATGCCGTCATGCTTCTGCGACGGATCGATAACTCGGCCGCCCTTCAGGATGAGATCGTGGGTCATTTTTGGTCCTCTGGAGGCTGATCAAACCGGGGAGACGGCGCCCTTGCGCTCGACGATCAGGCCGTAAGCCTGGGGCTCGCGATGCCTGGCGAAGTTGAAGGTCGAGGCCTTATAGCTCTTTCCGAGGTCCATGTCGCAACGGGCAACGACGAGTTCGTCGCCCTCGGTCACAGCCTGCGCCACGACCTCGCCGGTCGGCGCGATGATGCAGGAGCCTCCGATCTGGTCGACGCCCGCTTCCAGCCCCGCCTTGGCGACCCCGACGACCCAGGTGGCGTTCTGGTAGGCGCCGGCCTGCATCACGAGCTGGTTGTGGAAATTGCCGAGCCGGTCATGGTCCGGCGCCGGCGGATTGTGCTTGGGCGTGTTGTAGCCGAGCACGATCAGCTCGACATCCTGCAGGCCCATGGAACGGTAGCTTTCGGGCCAGCGCCGGTCGTTGCAGATCATCATGCCGATATTGGCGTCCATCGTCCGCCAGACCGGCCAGCCGAGATTGCCGGTCTCGAAATAGCGCTTCTCGAGATTCTGGAACGGGGCGGCGGGGCGGTGCTCGGGATGGCCCGGCAGATGGATCTTGCGGTACTTGCCGACGATCGAGCCCGATTTGTCGACCAGGATCGCGGTGTTGAAGCGGCGCTTGCGCCCTTCCTCGAAGGCGAGCTCGCAATAGCCGAGATGGAAGCCGATGCCGAGGCGCTTGCTCTCCTCGAAGAGTGGCGCGGTCTCGTTCGAGGGCATGGCGCTCTCGAAATGGCTGTCGATCTCGGCGTCGTCGTCGATCCACCAATGCGGGAAGAACGCGGTGAGCGCCGCTTCCGGATAAACCACGAGATCGGCGCCATGCGCCTTGGCCTGCCGCATCAGTTCGACCATGCGCGCGACCGCCGAGGCCCGGCTTTCATCGCGCTGGATGGGGCCGAGCTGCGCGGCGGCGATGGTCAGGATACGGGTCACGTCTCAGGCTCCGGGTGAAGATCGCCGTGCCGCCAAGGCTCCGACGTGCCAGGCCGGCGCGTCAAGCGCCAGCGTTGCGGGGCGTGGGTTGTTCCAGCGGCAGGGCTGGCCGTCACAGGGTCTTGGCGAGCCTTGGATCGAGCGAATCGCGCAGGCCGTCGCCGAGCATGTTCACCGCGA encodes:
- a CDS encoding N-carbamoyl-D-amino acid hydrolase, which produces MTRILTIAAAQLGPIQRDESRASAVARMVELMRQAKAHGADLVVYPEAALTAFFPHWWIDDDAEIDSHFESAMPSNETAPLFEESKRLGIGFHLGYCELAFEEGRKRRFNTAILVDKSGSIVGKYRKIHLPGHPEHRPAAPFQNLEKRYFETGNLGWPVWRTMDANIGMMICNDRRWPESYRSMGLQDVELIVLGYNTPKHNPPAPDHDRLGNFHNQLVMQAGAYQNATWVVGVAKAGLEAGVDQIGGSCIIAPTGEVVAQAVTEGDELVVARCDMDLGKSYKASTFNFARHREPQAYGLIVERKGAVSPV